In a single window of the Atlantibacter hermannii genome:
- the yeaL gene encoding inner membrane protein translates to MFDMTLLILLALAALGFVSHNTTVAVSILVLIIVRVTPLNQFFPWIEKQGLTIGIIILTIGVMAPIASGTLPPSTLFHSFLNWKSLVAIAVGVFVSWLGGRGVTLMSSQPTLVAGLLVGTVLGVALFRGVPVGPLIAAGLVSLLIGKQ, encoded by the coding sequence ATGTTCGATATGACATTGCTGATCCTGCTGGCGCTGGCGGCGTTAGGATTTGTCAGCCATAACACCACCGTGGCGGTATCGATTCTGGTGTTGATTATCGTCCGCGTGACGCCGCTCAATCAGTTTTTCCCGTGGATTGAAAAACAAGGCCTGACCATCGGGATCATCATCCTGACCATTGGCGTGATGGCGCCGATTGCCAGCGGGACACTGCCGCCGTCCACGCTGTTCCACTCCTTTCTGAACTGGAAATCCCTGGTGGCGATTGCCGTCGGGGTGTTCGTGTCCTGGCTTGGCGGGCGCGGCGTGACGCTTATGAGCAGTCAGCCGACGCTGGTTGCCGGGCTACTGGTGGGAACGGTGCTGGGTGTGGCGCTGTTTCGCGGCGTGCCGGTGGGGCCGCTGATTGCCGCCGGTCTGGTATCGCTGCTTATCGGCAAGCAGTAG